A stretch of Sulfurimonas autotrophica DSM 16294 DNA encodes these proteins:
- a CDS encoding NAD(+)/NADH kinase, which yields MQKKIIKKIGVILRPSTPELKKSYYKLEKIFLKYDIEVVVESISGGMIGVMGMEFDLLCQNCDALVTLGGDGTLISTVRRSFKYDIPVFGIYAGNLGFLADINLDELDAFVAKLVAGDYRVDERSILEAQFIQNKKEVILYAFNDIVITRPSVSNMIHVETLVDSKAFNTYYGDGVIVATPTGSTAYNLSAGGPVLFPLTNVFALTPICPHSLTQRPVVLPGEFSIEMKTPQDKALVIIDGQDKLELESGQSIHIQLAKNKVKLIHRNEFNYFDVLKEKLNWGE from the coding sequence TTGCAAAAAAAAATAATCAAAAAAATTGGTGTGATTTTACGCCCTTCTACACCTGAACTAAAAAAAAGTTACTATAAGCTTGAAAAAATTTTTTTAAAGTATGACATTGAAGTAGTGGTTGAGAGTATCAGTGGCGGGATGATTGGTGTTATGGGCATGGAATTTGACTTGTTGTGCCAAAACTGTGATGCCTTGGTTACACTTGGTGGAGACGGAACACTTATTTCGACTGTTAGGCGTTCTTTTAAGTATGATATTCCTGTTTTTGGTATTTATGCGGGAAATCTTGGTTTTTTAGCAGATATCAATCTTGATGAGTTGGATGCTTTTGTAGCTAAATTGGTTGCAGGTGATTACCGAGTTGATGAACGCTCAATACTTGAAGCTCAGTTTATACAAAATAAAAAAGAAGTGATATTATATGCTTTTAATGATATAGTAATTACTCGCCCATCTGTTTCAAATATGATTCATGTAGAAACTTTGGTTGATTCAAAAGCTTTCAATACCTATTATGGTGATGGTGTTATTGTCGCAACACCGACAGGTTCGACAGCTTACAACCTCTCAGCCGGCGGTCCGGTACTTTTTCCTCTAACCAATGTATTTGCACTTACGCCAATCTGTCCGCACTCTTTGACACAAAGACCTGTTGTTCTTCCGGGAGAATTTTCCATAGAGATGAAAACACCACAGGATAAAGCACTTGTCATTATTGATGGTCAAGACAAACTTGAGCTTGAAAGCGGACAAAGCATACATATACAACTGGCAAAAAATAAAGTTAAACTCATTCATAGAAATGAGTTTAACTATTTTGATGTTCTTAAAGAAAAACTTAATTGGGGAGAATAA